From a region of the Acinetobacter larvae genome:
- a CDS encoding IMPACT family protein, translated as MPFTLDCTYQFEEEIKKSRFQAIAAPVDHEQDVKAFLELHKDISTTHQCWAWKIGHDVRFNDDGEPSGTAGRPILATIEGNELTNVIVLVNRWFGGIKLGTGGLVRAYGGCAGQCLLQAEKIELIHKKIVSFQCLFNEWPILQYELQQLQIEYQTQYLAMGVAVEGQFKLDQIAGFALKIQDVTRGREQLHYDEL; from the coding sequence ATGCCATTTACCCTTGATTGCACCTATCAGTTTGAAGAAGAAATAAAGAAAAGCCGTTTTCAAGCAATCGCAGCACCTGTCGACCATGAGCAGGATGTGAAAGCATTTTTAGAATTGCATAAAGATATTTCGACTACACACCAATGTTGGGCTTGGAAAATTGGCCATGATGTGCGTTTTAATGATGATGGCGAGCCATCAGGAACTGCTGGACGACCTATTTTAGCGACGATTGAGGGGAATGAATTAACCAATGTTATCGTTTTGGTGAACCGATGGTTTGGTGGTATTAAGCTTGGAACAGGTGGTTTAGTACGTGCGTATGGTGGTTGTGCTGGTCAATGTTTACTGCAAGCAGAAAAAATAGAACTCATTCACAAAAAAATCGTAAGTTTCCAGTGTTTATTTAATGAATGGCCTATTTTGCAATATGAGTTACAACAATTGCAGATTGAATATCAAACGCAATATTTAGCAATGGGGGTTGCGGTTGAAGGGCAATTTAAATTAGATCAAATTGCAGGCTTTGCTTTAAAAATACAAGATGTCACGCGTGGGCGCGAGCAACTTCATTATGATGAACTTTAA
- a CDS encoding universal stress protein codes for MKRVIACIDSSPCIQALADAAAWIATKTGRELVLLQVLDYYPASYHLGEISGVIGFESNAMLLKELADLEQKQSELALDYSNNLLQHISESIQQQYGITPSHIQEKGDFLEQSFNLLQADDIVVIGRVGERSAENNKFLGSNVENFIRGANCTVMTVGESYKPPRRFIFAYDDSATCRKMLERIAKSDLLRLLQCHLLYVGEHAEILNYPLQYLTEAGLDVVVEYRYGDVAENILDYQRQHQIQLIVMGAFSRSKIHQFFLGSVATTIFRNCEVPLLVTK; via the coding sequence ATGAAACGTGTAATTGCTTGTATAGACTCATCGCCTTGCATTCAGGCATTGGCAGATGCAGCCGCATGGATTGCAACGAAGACCGGTCGTGAATTGGTCTTATTACAAGTGTTAGATTATTATCCTGCTAGCTATCATTTGGGGGAAATCAGTGGGGTAATAGGCTTTGAAAGCAACGCTATGTTATTAAAAGAACTGGCGGATTTAGAACAGAAGCAAAGTGAATTGGCGCTGGATTATAGTAATAATTTACTGCAACATATTTCCGAGAGCATTCAGCAGCAATATGGTATTACACCAAGTCATATTCAAGAAAAAGGCGATTTCTTGGAACAAAGTTTTAACCTCTTACAAGCAGATGATATCGTTGTTATTGGTCGAGTTGGTGAGCGTTCAGCAGAAAATAATAAATTTTTAGGCAGTAATGTTGAAAATTTTATTCGCGGTGCAAACTGTACTGTTATGACTGTAGGCGAGAGTTATAAACCGCCGCGTCGTTTTATCTTTGCTTATGATGATTCTGCAACTTGTCGTAAAATGTTAGAGCGTATTGCCAAGAGTGATTTACTCAGATTATTGCAATGTCATTTACTTTATGTGGGTGAGCATGCAGAAATTTTAAACTATCCTCTGCAATACTTGACAGAGGCGGGTTTAGACGTGGTTGTAGAATATCGTTACGGTGATGTGGCAGAAAATATTTTAGATTATCAGCGACAACATCAAATTCAATTGATCGTCATGGGGGCATTTAGTCGTAGTAAAATCCATCAGTTCTTTCTGGGAAGTGTTGCCACTACGATTTTTCGTAACTGTGAAGTCCCGTTATTGGTGACCAAATAA
- a CDS encoding O-methyltransferase gives MQQQWAEIDHYIESHLIPDDPILKQTLAYTDEQGLPDHLAVAANQGMLLQMLIQMNQVKRVLELGTFAAYSTLWLARALPDDGYILTIEGREAHANIGRENIVRAQLKPQIDLRVGPARDILLALPENTPAFDFIFIDADKQSYPEYLELCLKYCHSGSIIVLDNVVRAGDIIDPDNHKPSIEGLRTLFSTLQNHPQILSCTALQTVGSKGHDGFAIAIVK, from the coding sequence ATGCAACAGCAATGGGCTGAAATTGATCATTACATCGAATCGCATCTGATACCAGATGATCCAATTTTAAAGCAGACCTTAGCCTATACCGATGAACAAGGTTTACCTGATCATTTGGCCGTTGCAGCCAATCAAGGCATGTTATTACAAATGCTGATTCAAATGAATCAAGTTAAACGTGTTTTAGAATTAGGTACTTTTGCCGCCTATAGTACCCTGTGGTTAGCACGTGCTTTACCCGATGATGGTTATATCTTAACTATTGAAGGTCGTGAAGCACATGCCAATATTGGTCGTGAAAACATTGTACGCGCCCAGCTTAAACCCCAAATCGATTTACGTGTTGGACCTGCACGTGATATTTTGCTTGCATTACCTGAAAACACCCCCGCTTTTGATTTTATTTTTATCGATGCTGATAAACAAAGCTATCCAGAATATTTAGAACTTTGTCTAAAATATTGCCATTCAGGCAGTATTATTGTGCTAGATAATGTAGTACGTGCAGGAGATATTATCGATCCAGATAATCATAAACCGAGTATTGAAGGTCTGCGCACACTCTTTTCAACACTACAAAACCATCCACAAATTTTATCTTGTACCGCCTTACAAACTGTGGGGAGTAAAGGACATGATGGCTTTGCTATAGCGATTGTTAAATAA
- a CDS encoding IS5 family transposase yields the protein MPRTILNDQHWSKLKSIFRHFNIYLKLNLRNFIEAILFRIRTGCPWRDLPKEFGNHNSIFKKYNRWSKNDKLMNIFKLFSKHADKEWIFIDGSHVRAHQHSAGIKHQDISKSIGGNSSKIHLATDSNGNPIDFIISDGTSHDIKIAPALVSKLDLTESEILCADKGYDSESLRNQIEATKTKANIPKKSNTKSSNDYMDWYMYKIRHLVENTFCRLKQFRGVATRYDKLKRNYQSAVALACIYIWLPL from the coding sequence ATGCCTCGTACAATATTAAATGATCAACACTGGTCTAAGTTAAAATCTATTTTCAGACATTTTAATATTTATCTCAAATTAAATTTACGAAATTTTATTGAAGCCATCTTATTTCGTATTAGAACGGGATGTCCTTGGAGAGATTTACCTAAAGAATTTGGTAATCATAATTCAATCTTTAAAAAATATAATCGTTGGTCTAAAAATGATAAGCTTATGAATATATTTAAGTTATTTAGTAAACATGCTGACAAAGAATGGATTTTTATTGATGGCAGTCACGTCAGAGCACATCAACATTCAGCAGGAATTAAGCATCAAGACATTTCTAAAAGTATCGGTGGTAATAGCTCTAAAATACATTTAGCAACTGATTCTAATGGTAATCCAATAGACTTTATTATTTCTGACGGGACATCTCATGACATAAAAATTGCCCCAGCCCTAGTATCAAAACTGGATTTGACTGAATCAGAAATACTATGTGCTGATAAAGGTTATGACTCTGAAAGTCTGAGAAATCAAATTGAAGCGACTAAAACAAAAGCGAACATTCCTAAAAAATCCAACACAAAATCCAGTAATGATTATATGGACTGGTATATGTATAAAATCAGGCACTTAGTTGAGAATACATTCTGCAGATTGAAACAGTTCAGAGGAGTTGCTACACGATATGACAAGCTAAAGCGTAATTATCAAAGTGCTGTTGCCTTAGCTTGTATCTATATTTGGTTGCCTCTTTAG
- a CDS encoding acyltransferase, with translation MSTEDPLLKYRTQHQHRLNYMPWLYWRLKDKHRIWAEQWQQEYQAYLMQMETVHIGKNCFISPLAHIFAEPGRDIIIGDHSFIAADCVLHGPLQIGDEVAINHHCILDGGRKGIMIHDQARLAAYCALYAFDHGMALESPIYQQAVRSQGIEVGRDVWLGAHVGIRDGVKIADHAIVGMHSMVTHDVAAATVVAGNPAVFKRHR, from the coding sequence ATGAGCACTGAGGATCCATTATTAAAGTATCGTACCCAACATCAGCATCGTCTGAATTATATGCCGTGGTTATATTGGCGTTTAAAAGATAAACATCGGATTTGGGCTGAACAATGGCAGCAAGAATATCAAGCTTATTTGATGCAGATGGAAACGGTGCATATCGGTAAAAATTGTTTTATTTCGCCTTTGGCACATATTTTTGCTGAGCCTGGTCGAGACATTATTATTGGTGACCATAGTTTTATTGCAGCGGATTGTGTATTACATGGGCCCTTGCAGATAGGGGATGAAGTCGCGATTAATCATCACTGTATTTTAGATGGCGGACGTAAAGGAATTATGATTCACGATCAGGCTCGTTTGGCTGCCTACTGTGCATTATATGCTTTTGATCATGGTATGGCTTTAGAAAGTCCCATATATCAACAGGCTGTACGCTCGCAAGGGATTGAAGTTGGGCGAGATGTTTGGCTAGGTGCACATGTTGGTATCAGAGATGGGGTAAAAATTGCAGATCATGCTATTGTCGGCATGCACAGTATGGTGACACATGATGTTGCAGCAGCAACAGTTGTCGCTGGAAACCCGGCAGTATTTAAGCGTCATAGATGA